One Spinacia oleracea cultivar Varoflay chromosome 4, BTI_SOV_V1, whole genome shotgun sequence DNA segment encodes these proteins:
- the LOC110781541 gene encoding DNA replication ATP-dependent helicase/nuclease JHS1-like: MVQLFLLSAQSDRLRKLIVDLEAPRFDSGSILSQDPAISYIWSEKNLNADQRRAIIKILTAKDYALILGMPGTGKTSTMVYAVKALLMRGASVLLTSYTNSVVDNLLIKLKTQVISVFTTSCKENECNWSPSLAVI; encoded by the exons ATGGTACAACTCTTTCTGCTAAGTGCACAAAGTGATCGTTTGAGGAAGCTAATTGTGGATCTCGAG GCTCCTAGATTCGACAGTGGGTCTATACTTAGCCAAGATCCTGCTATATCCTACATTTGGTCTGAGAAAAATTTAAATGCTGATCAGCGCAGGGCAATTATCAAG ATTCTCACAGCTAAAGATTACGCTCTTATTCTGGGAATGCCTGGGACTGGAAAAACGTCCACTATGGTATACGCTGTCAAGGCTTTGTTGATGAGAGGAGCATCTGTCCTGCTTACATCATACACTAACTCGGTTGTTGATAATCTGCTTATCAAACTAAAAACTCAGGTTATTTCTGTTTTTACTACATCCTGTAAAGAAAACGAATGTAATTGGTCTCCCAGTTTAGCAGTTATATGA